The following are encoded in a window of Longimicrobiaceae bacterium genomic DNA:
- a CDS encoding TerC family protein, which translates to MSHTWLWIVFNIFVLGMLAVDLGVLNRKAHVIGVREAARWTAAVVTAAAIFNFGIFYFEGTHRGLEFLTGYLIELALSVDNIFVFILIFSYFQVPRQYQHRVLFWGIFGALVMRGAMIGAGALLIQQFHWIIYVFGAFLVFTGMRMLTQDEEAIEPEANPFLKLMRRFMPISRSYDGQKFFTHIHRGEVLRRAATPLLVVLVLVETTDLIFAVDSIPAIFAVTQDAFLIYTSNVFAILGLRSMYFLLAGVIEKFHLLKFGLAIVLMFVGVKMLLTYFDLHIPILISLAVVAGVLTSSVVLSLLIPSREKGPELPGDNPPPPPIPDEASAGGG; encoded by the coding sequence ATGTCGCATACCTGGCTCTGGATCGTCTTCAACATCTTCGTCCTCGGCATGCTCGCGGTGGACCTGGGCGTACTCAACCGAAAGGCCCACGTCATCGGAGTCAGGGAGGCGGCTCGCTGGACAGCCGCGGTCGTGACCGCGGCGGCGATTTTCAACTTCGGCATCTTCTACTTCGAGGGGACTCACCGCGGGCTCGAGTTCCTCACCGGCTATCTGATCGAGCTGGCCCTCTCCGTCGATAACATCTTCGTCTTCATCCTGATTTTCTCCTATTTCCAGGTGCCGCGGCAGTACCAGCACCGGGTGCTGTTCTGGGGGATTTTCGGGGCGCTGGTCATGCGCGGGGCGATGATCGGAGCGGGGGCACTGCTCATCCAGCAGTTTCACTGGATCATCTACGTCTTCGGCGCGTTCCTGGTCTTCACGGGCATGCGCATGCTCACGCAGGACGAGGAAGCGATCGAGCCCGAAGCTAATCCGTTTCTGAAGCTGATGCGGCGGTTCATGCCGATCAGCCGGTCGTACGATGGGCAGAAGTTCTTCACGCACATCCACCGGGGAGAGGTCCTCCGGCGGGCGGCGACTCCCCTGCTGGTCGTGCTGGTGTTGGTGGAGACCACCGACCTGATCTTCGCGGTCGATTCGATTCCCGCCATCTTCGCGGTTACCCAGGACGCGTTCCTCATCTACACCTCGAACGTGTTCGCCATTCTGGGGTTGCGCTCTATGTACTTCCTGCTGGCGGGGGTCATCGAGAAGTTCCACCTCCTGAAGTTCGGTCTGGCGATCGTATTGATGTTCGTGGGGGTGAAGATGCTGCTGACGTACTTCGACCTCCACATCCCCATCCTGATCTCGCTGGCAGTCGTGGCCGGCGTGCTGACCTCCTCGGTCGTGCTGTCGCTTCTGATTCCCAGCCGTGAGAAGGGGCCGGAGCTGCCCGGCGACAACCCTCCGCCGCCACCCATCCCCGACGAGGCCAGCGCAGGAGGGGGCTGA
- a CDS encoding DUF445 domain-containing protein, producing MQLPEETQKQIQLNRMRRIATGLLCAAALVFLVSRFFEDRFLWVGFIRATAEAAMVGAIADWFAVTALFRYPLGIRIPHTAIVPTRKDRIGGSLGRFVERNFLSTEVLEARVRSMRVGEKLSEWLQQPENAHRVASHATSALGVMIQALPDSEVEALIEKQVGNRLSATEATPLVADALAMLLSGPRRQELLDGTLALLERLLEDNKDHLRERIEREIPWWVPAPIDEKIYRKVLNGTENAIHEVRLDHEHPIRQRFSELVDVTVEKLKTSPELIARGESLKDELLRSAAMDSFSRRLWGDLKKALLPPEPGRDSDLTPPIERAIIRFGETLQEDAELMSKVNGWAERAVISAAEEYRHEVGHLIANTVAQWDPDDTSRKIELQVGRDLQFIRINGTLVGGLVGLILHTISQLL from the coding sequence ATGCAGCTGCCGGAGGAAACACAGAAACAGATTCAACTCAACCGGATGCGGCGGATCGCGACAGGCCTCCTGTGCGCCGCCGCACTCGTCTTCCTCGTCTCCCGCTTCTTCGAGGACCGCTTTCTCTGGGTTGGTTTCATCCGGGCGACCGCCGAGGCCGCCATGGTCGGCGCAATCGCCGACTGGTTCGCGGTGACGGCGCTGTTCCGCTATCCGCTCGGCATTCGCATCCCGCATACGGCGATCGTACCCACCCGCAAGGACCGCATTGGCGGCAGCCTGGGGCGCTTCGTGGAGCGGAACTTCCTCTCCACGGAAGTCCTCGAGGCCCGGGTCCGCTCGATGCGCGTCGGGGAGAAGTTATCGGAGTGGCTGCAGCAGCCGGAGAACGCCCACCGCGTGGCCAGTCACGCCACCAGCGCCCTGGGGGTGATGATCCAGGCGCTTCCCGACAGCGAGGTAGAGGCGCTGATCGAGAAGCAGGTGGGCAACCGGCTCTCGGCCACCGAGGCAACGCCGCTGGTGGCGGATGCCCTGGCGATGCTGCTCAGCGGGCCGCGCCGACAGGAGTTGCTCGACGGCACCCTGGCTCTGCTCGAGCGCCTGCTGGAGGACAACAAGGACCACCTGCGCGAGCGGATCGAGCGTGAAATCCCATGGTGGGTACCCGCCCCCATCGACGAGAAAATCTATCGCAAAGTCCTCAACGGCACCGAAAACGCCATCCACGAGGTGCGGCTCGATCACGAACATCCAATCCGGCAGCGATTCAGCGAGCTGGTCGACGTCACCGTCGAAAAGCTGAAGACCTCACCGGAGCTGATCGCCCGCGGCGAGAGCCTCAAGGACGAGCTGCTGCGCAGCGCCGCGATGGACAGCTTCTCGCGGCGGCTGTGGGGGGACCTCAAGAAGGCACTACTACCCCCCGAGCCGGGTCGGGACTCCGACCTCACACCGCCGATCGAGCGGGCCATCATCCGCTTCGGTGAGACACTGCAGGAGGATGCGGAGCTGATGTCGAAGGTCAACGGATGGGCGGAACGGGCGGTTATCTCGGCCGCGGAGGAATACCGCCACGAGGTGGGCCACCTGATCGCCAACACGGTCGCGCAATGGGATCCGGATGACACCTCGCGCAAGATCGAGCTTCAGGTGGGAAGGGACCTGCAGTTCATCCGCATCAACGGTACGCTGGTCGGCGGGCTGGTCGGGCTGATCCTGCACACGATCTCGCAGCTTCTCTGA
- a CDS encoding amino acid permease, producing the protein MQEDRLPRRLGVWSAAAVLVGSTIGSGIFRVPSVVAEDVGTVGAIALLWVIGGLVALVGALTIAELAVMFPRSGGIYVFLREAYGPLPAFLFGWTELVVIRPSALGAIAMLFAEYVEEFVPMSGTGVRIVAAAAILALATANIRSVDWGSMVQNLSTVAKVGALVGLAGLAFLLGDPSLGAFSGPTELSPRTWGGFGVALIAVLWAYDGWADLTFMGGEVRDPSRTLPRALLGGTLAIIVIYLVVNAAYLFVLSVDDMSGRPLVAADAARRIFGEAGAAVVAAMVMLSAFGALNGATMTGPRIFFAMADDGLFFRPIARVHRTYRTPWAAIALAAALGIGYVSVRTFEQLADAFILGIWPFYALAVGAVFLLRRSRPDLPRPYRVVGYPWVPLIFLVASLAMLLNAVVEQPRSTLAGFGLILLGVPVFYVWQRFRRVPIAGAERLEGPLDPN; encoded by the coding sequence ATGCAGGAGGATCGCCTTCCGCGGCGCCTGGGCGTCTGGAGCGCGGCGGCCGTACTGGTGGGATCCACCATCGGGAGCGGGATCTTCCGGGTTCCGAGCGTGGTGGCGGAGGACGTGGGCACGGTGGGGGCGATCGCGCTGCTCTGGGTGATCGGGGGCCTGGTCGCTCTGGTCGGGGCGTTGACCATCGCGGAGCTGGCGGTGATGTTCCCGCGCTCCGGGGGCATCTACGTCTTCCTGCGGGAAGCGTACGGGCCGCTGCCGGCCTTCCTTTTCGGCTGGACCGAGTTGGTGGTGATCCGTCCCTCCGCCCTCGGGGCGATCGCCATGCTCTTCGCGGAGTACGTCGAGGAGTTCGTGCCCATGAGCGGGACCGGGGTGCGAATCGTGGCCGCGGCGGCGATCCTGGCGCTGGCGACCGCCAACATCCGCTCGGTGGACTGGGGCTCGATGGTGCAGAACCTCTCCACCGTGGCGAAGGTGGGGGCACTGGTGGGGCTCGCGGGCCTTGCGTTCCTGCTGGGAGATCCCTCGCTCGGCGCGTTTAGCGGCCCCACCGAGCTCAGCCCACGCACGTGGGGCGGCTTCGGGGTGGCGCTGATCGCCGTGCTGTGGGCCTACGACGGGTGGGCCGACCTCACCTTCATGGGTGGAGAAGTGCGGGATCCGTCGCGGACGCTGCCACGAGCCCTCCTCGGTGGAACGCTGGCGATCATCGTCATCTACCTTGTGGTGAACGCCGCCTACCTGTTCGTGCTCTCGGTAGATGACATGTCGGGGCGACCTCTGGTTGCGGCGGACGCCGCACGGCGGATTTTCGGGGAAGCCGGTGCGGCCGTGGTCGCGGCGATGGTGATGCTGTCCGCGTTCGGGGCCCTCAACGGGGCTACCATGACCGGGCCCCGGATCTTCTTCGCCATGGCGGACGACGGGCTGTTCTTCCGTCCGATCGCCCGGGTTCATCGGACCTATCGAACCCCCTGGGCCGCCATCGCCCTCGCGGCCGCGCTGGGGATCGGCTATGTCTCAGTACGCACCTTCGAGCAGCTCGCCGATGCCTTCATCCTCGGCATCTGGCCCTTCTACGCCCTGGCGGTCGGGGCGGTGTTCCTCCTGCGGCGCAGCCGACCCGACCTGCCGCGTCCGTACCGGGTGGTGGGCTATCCCTGGGTGCCGCTGATCTTCCTGGTCGCTTCGCTGGCCATGCTGCTCAACGCAGTGGTGGAGCAGCCGCGGTCCACGCTGGCCGGCTTCGGCTTGATCCTGCTGGGAGTTCCGGTGTTCTATGTCTGGCAGCGGTTCCGCCGAGTCCCGATCGCGGGGGCTGAGCGGTTAGAAGGTCCTCTCGACCCGAATTGA
- a CDS encoding sodium-translocating pyrophosphatase — protein sequence MALSTLAAALILQASPSPGGEASLVLPDLASQSFLGLTGRQLLMAGILVCVGGLLFGLYIYARLSRLPVHRSMKEVSELIYATCKTYLYTQARFILLLELFIGAIMVVYFGVLRDFPLSRVLVILLFSLIGIAGSAGVAWFGIRVNTFANSRSAFASLRGRPFPTYAIPLQAGMSIGTMLISVELLIMLAILLFVPADYAGPCFIGFAIGESLGAAALRIAGGIFTKIADIGSDLMKIVFNIKEDDARNPGVIADCTGDNAGDSVGPSADGFETYGVTGVALITFILLAVPDPAVQVQLLVWIFALRVMMVVTSVLSYAVNGAMARARYGTADTMDFEAPLTSLVWLTSLISILSTYVVSYLLIPEMGDGSIWWKLATIISCGTLAGAVIPEVVKIFTSTSAAHVREIVTASREGGASLNILSGMTAGNFSAFWLGITIAALMTIAYLVSTVGLAELMVAAPVFAFGLVAFGFLGMGPVTIAVDSYGPVTDNAQSIYELSMIEALPGVEEELQREHGFRPDFARAKHFLEENDGAGNTFKATAKPVLIGTAVVGATTMIFSIIVLLTGGLTENLERLSVLYPPFLLGLICGGAVIYWFTGASTQAVSTGAYRAVEFIRRTIDLTATDRASLEDSKRVVGICTTYAQKGMFNIFLAVFFTTLAFACLEPFFFVGYLISIAVFGLYQAIFMANAGGAWDNAKKLVEVNLQEKGTELHAATVVGDTVGDPFKDTSSVAMNPIIKFTTLFGLLAVELAVELTRGLSATLAALFFVAGLYFIWRSFYGMRIRTADVEAPVAPVQPPAPALPT from the coding sequence ATGGCGCTATCGACGCTCGCGGCCGCGCTCATCCTCCAGGCATCCCCCTCCCCAGGGGGAGAGGCCTCCCTCGTCCTCCCCGATCTCGCAAGCCAGAGCTTCCTCGGCCTGACCGGCCGACAGCTGCTCATGGCCGGCATCCTGGTCTGCGTGGGCGGACTGCTCTTCGGCCTCTACATCTACGCGCGACTATCGCGGCTGCCCGTCCATCGCTCGATGAAGGAGGTCTCGGAGCTCATCTACGCGACCTGCAAGACCTACCTCTACACGCAGGCCCGCTTCATCCTCCTGCTGGAGCTCTTCATCGGCGCCATCATGGTGGTCTACTTCGGGGTGCTGCGGGATTTCCCGCTCTCCCGGGTGCTGGTGATCCTGCTCTTCAGCCTGATCGGCATCGCCGGGAGCGCGGGGGTGGCCTGGTTCGGGATCCGCGTGAACACCTTCGCGAACTCCCGCAGCGCCTTCGCCAGCCTTCGCGGCCGACCGTTCCCGACCTACGCGATCCCCCTTCAGGCGGGAATGAGCATTGGTACCATGCTGATCAGCGTGGAGCTGCTGATCATGCTCGCGATCCTGCTCTTCGTTCCGGCGGACTACGCGGGACCGTGCTTCATCGGGTTCGCGATCGGAGAATCGCTTGGTGCCGCGGCCCTGCGCATCGCGGGCGGGATCTTCACCAAGATCGCTGACATCGGCAGCGACCTGATGAAGATCGTCTTCAACATCAAGGAGGACGATGCCCGCAACCCGGGGGTGATCGCAGACTGCACCGGCGACAACGCCGGCGACTCGGTGGGCCCGAGCGCCGATGGATTCGAGACCTACGGCGTTACCGGCGTCGCCCTCATCACCTTCATCCTGCTGGCGGTGCCGGATCCCGCCGTCCAGGTGCAGCTGCTGGTGTGGATCTTCGCGCTCCGCGTGATGATGGTCGTGACCAGCGTGCTCTCCTACGCGGTCAACGGAGCGATGGCTCGCGCCCGGTACGGCACCGCCGACACGATGGATTTCGAGGCACCGCTCACCAGCCTCGTCTGGCTCACCTCGCTGATCTCCATCCTGAGCACGTACGTAGTCTCCTATCTGCTGATTCCCGAGATGGGAGACGGCTCGATCTGGTGGAAGCTGGCGACCATCATCAGCTGCGGTACCCTTGCCGGGGCAGTCATTCCCGAGGTCGTGAAGATCTTCACCTCGACGAGCGCGGCTCACGTGCGGGAGATCGTGACCGCCTCCCGCGAAGGGGGAGCTTCGCTGAACATCCTTTCCGGGATGACGGCTGGAAACTTCAGCGCATTCTGGCTCGGCATCACCATCGCCGCGCTGATGACCATCGCGTACCTGGTGAGCACCGTGGGGCTCGCGGAGCTGATGGTGGCCGCGCCGGTGTTCGCCTTCGGGCTGGTCGCCTTCGGCTTCCTGGGAATGGGGCCGGTTACGATCGCGGTGGACTCGTACGGCCCGGTCACCGACAATGCGCAGTCCATCTACGAGCTCTCGATGATCGAGGCGCTCCCGGGAGTCGAAGAGGAGCTCCAGCGTGAGCACGGCTTCCGGCCCGACTTTGCCCGTGCGAAGCATTTCCTGGAGGAGAACGACGGGGCGGGGAACACCTTCAAGGCGACGGCGAAGCCGGTCCTGATCGGGACTGCGGTGGTCGGCGCCACCACGATGATCTTTTCGATCATTGTCCTCCTCACCGGTGGCCTGACCGAGAACCTGGAGAGGCTGTCGGTGCTGTATCCCCCCTTCCTGCTAGGTCTGATCTGCGGCGGCGCGGTGATCTACTGGTTCACCGGCGCGTCCACCCAGGCGGTGAGCACAGGCGCCTACCGAGCGGTGGAGTTCATCCGGCGCACCATCGATCTGACCGCCACAGACCGCGCCTCCCTGGAGGATTCGAAGCGGGTCGTGGGGATCTGTACGACCTATGCGCAGAAGGGGATGTTCAACATCTTCCTGGCGGTCTTCTTCACCACGCTCGCGTTCGCCTGTCTGGAACCCTTCTTCTTTGTCGGGTATCTGATATCGATCGCGGTGTTCGGCCTGTACCAGGCGATCTTCATGGCGAACGCCGGCGGAGCGTGGGACAACGCAAAGAAGCTCGTGGAGGTGAACCTGCAGGAGAAGGGTACCGAACTACACGCGGCGACCGTGGTGGGCGATACCGTGGGTGACCCCTTCAAGGACACCTCGTCCGTCGCGATGAACCCCATCATCAAGTTCACCACCCTCTTCGGCCTGCTGGCCGTGGAGTTGGCCGTAGAGCTCACGCGGGGCCTGAGCGCTACGCTGGCTGCCCTGTTCTTCGTGGCGGGGCTCTACTTCATCTGGCGCTCCTTCTACGGAATGCGGATTCGGACGGCCGATGTGGAGGCTCCGGTGGCACCGGTCCAGCCTCCAGCGCCGGCGCTTCCCACGTGA
- a CDS encoding TonB family protein — MGLPALGGLGSGRGPGSGGGSGGGSGGGIGSGVGPGTGGGRGTGGIRPPVPRAVFLPPPAPPSLRGKTVTLQLTVDREGRVRSLDVATPTDAGSFESQLRRTAMDWRFEPARDPSGNAVTAVTEISFSF, encoded by the coding sequence ATGGGGCTGCCCGCCCTGGGAGGGCTGGGGTCGGGTCGAGGTCCGGGTTCTGGCGGGGGGAGTGGCGGTGGTTCGGGTGGCGGAATCGGCTCCGGTGTGGGACCGGGCACGGGTGGCGGTAGGGGGACGGGCGGGATCCGGCCCCCGGTTCCGCGGGCAGTCTTCCTGCCTCCTCCCGCGCCCCCCTCTCTCCGGGGGAAGACGGTGACGCTGCAGCTCACCGTGGATCGTGAGGGCCGCGTCCGCTCCTTGGATGTGGCCACGCCCACGGACGCGGGCTCGTTCGAGTCGCAGTTGCGTCGCACCGCGATGGACTGGCGCTTCGAGCCCGCTCGGGATCCCTCGGGCAACGCCGTGACCGCCGTGACCGAGATCTCGTTCAGCTTCTGA
- a CDS encoding amino acid permease: MVAQSVFARLFRRKQITAEVEASGVVPSDLRRSLGVWQLTALGVGAIVGAGIFSGAGTAVAGGPHHPGAGPALVVSYLLVAIACGFAALCYAEFASLIPQAGSAYTYAYATLGELVAWIIGWDLIIEYAVGNIAVAVSWAAYFQTLLRGFGLGFPEWLATDPRTAFQAYQAVQADPSITAASTLEAASAWTNAPELLGIPIIFNLPAVLIVALITWVLVVGIRESAWANTAMVALKLGILVFFVAIGAFWVRPENWVPFAPNGWQGITAGAALIFFAYIGFDAVSTAAEEATNPQRDMPRAMMWSLGITSAIYVVVTLVMTGLVPWTQHGTADPLAQAFTERGYHWAAGVISFGAVVAMASVLLVFQLGQPRIFYSMARDGLLPPWAARVHPRFRTPMVTTVLTGVFVAFFAAFANINEVIELTNIGTLFAFVLVALGVMVLRIREPDRHRPFRTPAVWLVAPAAIVSCGFLMVQLPRITWERFIVWLLAGLVIYVFYGYRRSRLGRGEEPAPADIGVGPGH, from the coding sequence ATGGTAGCGCAGTCGGTTTTCGCGCGACTCTTCCGGCGCAAGCAGATCACTGCGGAGGTCGAGGCGAGCGGCGTCGTGCCCTCCGACCTGCGGCGTAGCCTGGGGGTCTGGCAGCTCACCGCGCTGGGTGTGGGCGCGATCGTCGGCGCCGGTATCTTCTCCGGAGCAGGGACCGCGGTAGCGGGTGGGCCGCACCACCCCGGGGCCGGACCGGCGCTGGTGGTCTCCTACCTTCTGGTCGCCATCGCCTGCGGCTTCGCGGCTCTCTGCTACGCTGAGTTCGCCTCACTGATCCCGCAGGCCGGCAGCGCGTACACCTACGCCTACGCCACGCTGGGCGAGCTGGTGGCGTGGATCATCGGCTGGGACCTGATCATCGAGTACGCGGTGGGGAACATCGCGGTCGCCGTGTCCTGGGCCGCCTATTTTCAGACCCTGCTGCGGGGCTTCGGCCTCGGCTTCCCCGAATGGCTCGCCACCGATCCCCGCACCGCCTTCCAGGCCTATCAGGCGGTGCAGGCCGATCCATCCATCACTGCGGCCTCTACCCTGGAGGCGGCGAGCGCGTGGACCAACGCCCCGGAGCTGCTGGGCATCCCCATCATCTTCAACCTCCCCGCGGTCCTCATCGTGGCCCTGATCACCTGGGTCCTCGTGGTCGGAATTCGCGAGAGCGCCTGGGCGAACACGGCGATGGTGGCGCTCAAGCTGGGCATCCTGGTGTTCTTCGTGGCCATCGGGGCTTTCTGGGTAAGGCCGGAGAACTGGGTGCCCTTCGCACCCAACGGTTGGCAGGGAATCACCGCCGGTGCCGCGCTGATCTTCTTCGCCTACATCGGCTTCGACGCGGTCTCCACGGCCGCCGAGGAGGCGACTAACCCGCAGCGCGATATGCCGCGCGCGATGATGTGGTCGCTCGGGATCACCTCCGCGATCTACGTCGTGGTCACCCTCGTGATGACCGGCCTGGTGCCGTGGACGCAGCACGGCACCGCCGATCCGCTGGCGCAGGCGTTCACCGAGCGCGGGTACCACTGGGCCGCCGGGGTGATCTCCTTCGGTGCGGTAGTGGCGATGGCCTCGGTGCTTCTCGTGTTCCAGCTCGGACAGCCGCGCATCTTCTACTCGATGGCCCGCGACGGGCTGCTCCCGCCCTGGGCGGCGAGGGTGCATCCCCGCTTCCGCACGCCGATGGTGACCACGGTGCTCACGGGGGTGTTCGTGGCGTTCTTTGCCGCCTTCGCCAACATCAACGAGGTGATCGAGCTGACCAACATCGGGACGCTCTTCGCCTTCGTGCTGGTGGCGCTCGGAGTGATGGTGCTGCGCATCCGTGAGCCGGACCGACATCGGCCGTTCCGCACTCCGGCTGTGTGGCTGGTGGCCCCCGCAGCCATCGTCTCGTGCGGCTTCCTGATGGTTCAGCTCCCGCGCATCACCTGGGAGCGCTTCATCGTCTGGCTGCTGGCGGGACTGGTCATCTACGTGTTCTACGGCTACCGCCGCAGCCGTCTGGGGCGGGGTGAAGAACCCGCTCCGGCGGATATAGGGGTGGGACCGGGGCACTGA
- a CDS encoding hybrid sensor histidine kinase/response regulator, whose translation MSALEQYSIAPRRARHLARDGHHAESRAHSDAEPYSLQVRLAERLFPGIIVLEEPGAARPQVWPRGVEGRRVPIERLAQLLLEHSPDEEERWLDSVQKLTASSLLPAVREAGPLAFACLPLPGASGGRFAALREEGPWDEEERALMRDLALVFSREVDRLHCQLQTAGSAPTQDAAEATPSRGGDRLASIAPLLRSLCHELNNPLTSIKSFAELLLLDPRSDEDREALEIVQREAHRAARIVGDLRMVARQSSEAAMAKELVNLNEVVRQVLDGRRQELRVERIALREELARQLPPVHAVRSHLEHVASHLLTHAVKSLEGWEGRREIILTTSASATAVRFSVRDSGRGIVPEHFGSVGDFDVPQAAGDTFNLSLGLIESIVAHHGGRMEASGRVGLGSIVTIELPIQEEDVAGVLAADEPVASHGLRVLVVDDEAPIRFSLARYLERRGHRVDQATDGAAALRLMNGCAFEDSYDIVIADLRMPGFDGEQLIRCLRDRGGRLEERIILMTGEPHGSRVPEEIERAGIPVLLKPFELAEVAQVIEAQARLAQE comes from the coding sequence GTGTCCGCGCTCGAACAGTACTCGATCGCCCCGCGTCGCGCGCGCCACCTCGCGCGGGACGGACATCACGCGGAGTCGCGCGCTCACTCCGATGCAGAGCCGTATTCGCTTCAGGTACGCCTGGCCGAGCGCCTGTTCCCCGGGATTATCGTTCTGGAAGAACCGGGAGCGGCCCGCCCCCAGGTTTGGCCCCGGGGTGTGGAGGGACGACGGGTCCCGATCGAGCGGCTCGCCCAACTGTTGCTCGAGCACTCGCCCGACGAGGAGGAGCGATGGCTGGATTCGGTCCAGAAGCTGACTGCGTCTTCGCTCCTTCCGGCGGTCCGCGAGGCCGGCCCGCTCGCCTTCGCCTGTCTTCCTCTCCCCGGTGCATCCGGAGGTCGTTTTGCGGCGCTACGGGAGGAAGGACCGTGGGATGAGGAAGAGCGCGCCCTTATGCGAGACCTTGCCCTGGTGTTCTCGCGTGAGGTCGACCGGCTCCATTGTCAGCTTCAGACGGCGGGGTCGGCCCCGACGCAGGACGCTGCCGAGGCAACCCCGAGCCGTGGAGGCGATCGCCTCGCGTCGATCGCTCCTCTCCTGCGCAGCCTCTGCCACGAGCTGAACAACCCGCTCACCTCCATCAAGAGCTTCGCGGAGCTCCTGCTCCTGGATCCCCGTTCGGACGAGGATCGCGAGGCGCTCGAGATCGTGCAGCGCGAGGCGCATCGCGCTGCACGGATCGTCGGAGACCTGCGAATGGTCGCGCGGCAGAGCTCCGAGGCCGCGATGGCCAAGGAGCTGGTGAACCTCAACGAGGTGGTACGGCAGGTTCTGGATGGCCGCAGGCAGGAGCTGCGAGTCGAGCGCATCGCCCTGCGCGAGGAGCTCGCGCGGCAACTCCCGCCGGTGCACGCCGTCCGGTCGCACCTGGAGCACGTTGCGTCGCACCTGCTCACCCACGCAGTGAAATCGCTAGAGGGGTGGGAGGGCCGCCGCGAGATCATCCTGACCACCTCCGCCAGCGCAACCGCGGTCCGCTTCTCCGTACGGGATTCCGGCAGAGGGATAGTTCCGGAGCATTTCGGATCTGTCGGCGATTTCGACGTCCCTCAGGCCGCGGGTGACACCTTCAACCTCAGCCTCGGTCTGATCGAGAGCATCGTGGCCCACCACGGGGGCCGAATGGAAGCGAGCGGAAGGGTGGGTCTGGGATCCATCGTGACGATCGAGCTCCCCATCCAGGAGGAGGACGTCGCGGGTGTGCTGGCGGCCGACGAGCCTGTGGCCAGCCACGGCCTTCGTGTGCTCGTAGTCGACGACGAGGCGCCGATTCGCTTCTCGCTGGCACGCTACCTCGAGCGTCGCGGGCACCGCGTCGATCAGGCGACGGACGGCGCGGCCGCTCTACGACTGATGAACGGGTGCGCGTTCGAGGACAGCTACGACATCGTGATTGCCGATCTACGGATGCCGGGCTTCGACGGCGAGCAGCTGATCCGCTGTCTGCGTGACCGCGGCGGGCGGCTGGAGGAGAGAATCATCCTGATGACCGGCGAGCCGCACGGCTCCAGGGTCCCCGAAGAGATCGAACGTGCGGGCATCCCGGTGTTGCTCAAACCCTTCGAGCTGGCCGAAGTGGCGCAAGTGATCGAGGCCCAGGCCCGACTCGCGCAGGAATAG
- a CDS encoding DedA family protein: protein MEFLQTLIDFVLHVDEHLTTIVSQYGGWTYAILFLIIFCETGLVVTPFLPGDSLIFAAGAITAQGALAIAPLYLLLLGAAISGDQLNYWIGSKVGVHAFDGRFRFLKQEHLERTQHFFRRYGGKTIVIARFIPIVRTYAPFVAGAGGMEYSRFVFFNVAGALLWITLFLFGGFFFGNIPVVQENFGLVVIAIIVVSVVPPIIEYVNQRRMKARASAGQA from the coding sequence GTGGAATTCCTGCAGACCCTCATCGACTTCGTCCTGCACGTCGACGAACATCTCACAACCATCGTGAGCCAGTACGGGGGGTGGACCTACGCCATCCTCTTCCTGATCATCTTCTGCGAGACGGGGTTGGTGGTCACCCCTTTTTTGCCGGGTGACTCGCTCATCTTCGCGGCGGGCGCAATCACCGCGCAGGGGGCTCTCGCCATCGCACCGCTCTACCTGCTGCTCCTCGGGGCCGCCATCAGCGGCGACCAGCTCAATTACTGGATCGGTTCGAAGGTCGGCGTGCACGCCTTCGACGGGCGCTTCCGCTTTCTGAAGCAGGAGCACCTCGAGCGGACGCAGCACTTCTTCAGGCGTTATGGTGGCAAGACGATCGTGATCGCCCGCTTCATCCCGATCGTGCGCACGTACGCTCCTTTCGTGGCCGGCGCGGGCGGAATGGAGTACTCCCGGTTCGTGTTCTTCAACGTGGCCGGTGCACTCCTCTGGATCACGCTCTTCCTCTTCGGTGGCTTCTTCTTCGGAAACATCCCCGTGGTCCAGGAAAACTTCGGGCTGGTGGTGATCGCGATCATCGTGGTCTCGGTCGTACCGCCCATCATCGAGTATGTCAACCAGCGCCGAATGAAGGCCCGGGCGAGCGCGGGGCAGGCCTGA